The segment TacaacaagtaaaaaaaaaaaacttctttctTATTCTACATTAAGCTTAATTATGTCTTTTAAATTACTCTTTATCCATTTCTTAGTCACATACATGGTCCTTAGTGAAATTTTATTCATGTCATTTTCATATGCAACTAATACTAATTGTCCATCAGGGTACCCAAAGAAGGGAGTGGGAGTGGAGAAAGAAGATGTAGACAAAATGCAATTTGCAGTGAACTTAGAGTTTTTAGAAGCAGAGTACTTTTTATGGGCTTCTTATGGATTTGGGCTTGACGAAGTTGCACCAAATTTGCCTATGTCTGGGCCACCTCCTATTGGTGCTAGAAAAGCAAATCTTGATCAACTTACCAACAATATTATTATGGAATTTGCTAATCAAGAAGTTGGTCATCTAaggtaaaaaattgaaatttggaaTCATGAAGAAGTTTGGAGTATTGACGTCGCATATCcaaatttcaaatcatgatattatattgCATGTTCAAACGCAAGCGTATCATGGTGCgaagtatttatataattaggttgtgttatgtttgtttggttGTTTTGCAGGTCACTTAACTCAACAGTTGGTGTTTTTCCAAGACCTTTGTTAGATCTTAGTGCTAAACATTTTGCAAAGATATTTGACGATGCTTTTGGGCACAAATTGGTACCTCCATTTGATCCATACAGAGACAGTTTGAGCTACATGTTATCTTGTTATGTGATTCCATATGTTGGATTGGTTGGTTATGTTGGTACAAATCCCAATATCAATGGCTACGAAACCAAAAGGGtaagtaaatatatattctaTGCATTAATCCTCCCTAGATAATTTACAAAGAATGATTTTGGAGGCGGGTGATCTTGAACTTTTGACATTGATAGTCCTGTGAACAAAACTTGAAATTCAACAATCGTAACTTTTAACACTAAAGGTTTTCTCACAAGTCAAACAACCATCAAAACTCCAAGATCGctcatttttaaaagtaatttccTATAGTAAATAACCTTAGAAAAAACTAAATACTAATACAAAGACAACTTTCCTTATTCTTCTCCGATTCGCGACTCCTATTTTTCCCCAAAAATAGCATGTTATAAACTAGAACAAGAACGTATTTTACACCCTCAAAAGCAAATGATTCGTAAAAATATGACTTTAAAGTTAGatgaaaaatgacaaatatatttaaaaagtataacCTTTTCTATTGcaaataatactttttttttctttc is part of the Solanum lycopersicum chromosome 1, SLM_r2.1 genome and harbors:
- the LOC101244907 gene encoding ferritin-like catalase Nec2, whose amino-acid sequence is MHTFTTSKKKKLLSYSTLSLIMSFKLLFIHFLVTYMVLSEILFMSFSYATNTNCPSGYPKKGVGVEKEDVDKMQFAVNLEFLEAEYFLWASYGFGLDEVAPNLPMSGPPPIGARKANLDQLTNNIIMEFANQEVGHLRSLNSTVGVFPRPLLDLSAKHFAKIFDDAFGHKLVPPFDPYRDSLSYMLSCYVIPYVGLVGYVGTNPNINGYETKRLLAGLLGVESGQDAVIRMYLYERAAELVSPYQYTVADFTSRISGLRNKLGKCGIKDEGVYVQSPLGAENRTRSNVLSANFGSLSYKRTPAEILRIVYGSGDEHVPGGFYPKGANGKIAKEFLK